From a single Cyclobacterium marinum DSM 745 genomic region:
- a CDS encoding zinc ribbon domain-containing protein YjdM, with protein MSQFPPCPKCQSEFVYSTGGPLLTCPECGHEWNPEETQVEDSGTEVKDANGNILVDGDTVIVLKNLPVKGYPQPIKAGTKVKNIRLTDGDHNIDYKITGFGAMALKSEFVKKG; from the coding sequence ATGTCACAATTCCCACCATGCCCTAAATGTCAATCTGAATTTGTTTATTCCACCGGGGGGCCGCTCCTAACTTGTCCCGAATGTGGACATGAATGGAATCCTGAAGAAACCCAAGTTGAGGATTCAGGTACTGAAGTTAAAGATGCCAATGGAAATATTCTCGTGGATGGAGACACTGTAATTGTATTGAAAAACTTACCTGTGAAAGGTTATCCTCAACCCATAAAAGCTGGCACCAAAGTAAAAAACATTCGTTTAACGGATGGAGACCATAATATTGATTATAAGATTACAGGATTTGGAGCCATGGCTTTAAAATCTGAATTTGTGAAAAAAGGATAA
- a CDS encoding Gfo/Idh/MocA family protein, which translates to MRQSRRDFLKKSSASAAGLGLIIPDFSFFRKISPNEKVNIGLIGARNKGYNILSHMMETGQVNCLGICDVDRNILEKRIEDVKKSFGQIPKGYGDFRRLLEDDAIDAVIIGTPDHWHCLIMVLACQAGKDIYVEKPLANSIEECNLMLAAARKYNRVVQVGQQQRSGEVWNSAMAHIHSGGIGVIKRVNVWANFPYGMGASKVPNETIPKGLDYDFWLGPASKRTYNPNRVHGNWRHFWDYGGGLMTDWGVHLLDMALWAKNIQQEPMSVIASGANYNLASYCRETYEIMDVSYPMEDYFIHWTHTAGLAIGPYEKPYGVEFIGDKGAIIADRGDWKILNGNKDESEEASKLAKANFNFTGKSAMEIHVLNFLRGVKERIATNCPVEIGRNVALYAHMGNIAVRTGENVLEWNTKLGNFKGNSKGNSLIQSEYHGGWELPSV; encoded by the coding sequence ATGAGACAATCAAGAAGAGATTTTTTAAAAAAGAGCAGTGCCTCGGCAGCAGGTTTGGGTTTAATAATACCTGATTTTTCATTTTTTCGTAAAATTTCTCCCAATGAAAAAGTGAATATAGGTTTAATTGGGGCCAGGAATAAGGGGTATAATATTTTGAGTCATATGATGGAAACTGGTCAGGTAAACTGCCTTGGTATCTGTGATGTGGATCGGAATATACTGGAAAAAAGAATAGAGGATGTAAAGAAGTCTTTCGGGCAAATTCCAAAAGGATACGGTGATTTTAGGAGATTACTGGAAGATGATGCAATTGACGCTGTAATTATTGGTACGCCCGATCATTGGCATTGCTTGATCATGGTACTTGCCTGTCAGGCAGGGAAAGACATTTATGTGGAGAAACCACTGGCAAATAGCATTGAGGAGTGCAATTTAATGCTTGCAGCCGCTAGGAAATACAACAGGGTGGTTCAGGTGGGGCAGCAGCAGAGGAGTGGTGAGGTTTGGAACAGCGCTATGGCTCATATTCATTCCGGTGGAATCGGAGTAATCAAGCGAGTCAATGTATGGGCTAATTTTCCTTATGGTATGGGTGCATCTAAAGTTCCTAATGAAACCATTCCAAAAGGTTTGGATTATGATTTTTGGCTGGGTCCTGCATCAAAAAGAACCTATAATCCCAATCGGGTGCATGGGAATTGGAGACATTTTTGGGATTATGGTGGTGGTTTGATGACAGATTGGGGAGTGCACCTTTTGGATATGGCACTTTGGGCCAAAAATATACAACAGGAACCAATGTCCGTAATTGCTTCCGGTGCCAATTATAATCTTGCATCCTATTGCCGAGAAACCTATGAAATAATGGATGTTAGTTACCCAATGGAGGATTATTTCATTCATTGGACGCATACTGCCGGCCTTGCCATTGGGCCTTATGAAAAGCCGTATGGTGTAGAATTCATCGGTGACAAAGGTGCAATTATTGCTGATAGGGGGGACTGGAAAATCTTAAATGGGAATAAGGATGAAAGTGAAGAGGCAAGCAAACTGGCTAAGGCAAATTTTAATTTCACCGGAAAAAGCGCAATGGAAATACATGTGTTAAATTTTTTAAGAGGAGTAAAAGAAAGAATTGCTACAAACTGTCCTGTTGAAATTGGTAGAAATGTTGCCCTTTATGCGCATATGGGTAATATAGCTGTGAGAACAGGTGAGAATGTGCTAGAGTGGAACACTAAATTAGGCAATTTTAAAGGAAATAGTAAAGGGAATTCCTTGATTCAATCTGAATATCATGGGGGATGGGAACTTCCATCTGTTTAA
- a CDS encoding FecR family protein, which translates to MQIKQLFNWANKYRKAKPSTKERKAFDSFLDDLAKLGKDPNPIDLEKSKTRVWENLKKESQNERYVRQLIPVLRKVAAIFLLFSMLGLLIYHTMDKVEQPILLVKNTGEGMRSMVTLVDGSTVRLNENSKLEYPKDFADDNRVVYLTGEAFFKVTPNTNKPFKVVMDSSEITVLGTSFNINTHKNTEVTVASGRVKVQDKISNKDVVLDQGQQALLRASEIQVKEVNPDYYIGWHTRKLEFEEESIASVFSILERAYGVNIELIMPDGDIDCAITGAYSGERIETILLGFRHILDFSYQTDIETKTIIINMNKCK; encoded by the coding sequence ATGCAAATTAAGCAATTATTTAACTGGGCAAATAAGTATAGGAAAGCTAAACCTTCGACCAAGGAAAGGAAAGCATTTGATTCGTTTTTGGATGATTTGGCAAAGCTTGGAAAGGATCCTAATCCAATAGATTTGGAAAAATCTAAAACGAGGGTTTGGGAAAATTTAAAAAAGGAAAGCCAAAACGAAAGGTATGTAAGACAATTAATTCCTGTTTTAAGAAAAGTAGCGGCAATATTTTTACTCTTTTCAATGCTTGGTTTGCTCATTTATCACACAATGGACAAAGTTGAGCAACCTATTCTTTTGGTGAAAAACACAGGAGAAGGTATGCGGTCCATGGTGACTTTGGTAGATGGAAGCACTGTTAGACTCAATGAAAACAGCAAGCTTGAGTACCCTAAAGATTTTGCGGATGATAATCGAGTGGTGTATTTAACAGGAGAAGCATTTTTTAAGGTAACGCCCAATACCAATAAACCATTTAAAGTGGTGATGGATTCTTCTGAGATTACAGTATTAGGTACATCATTCAATATTAATACCCATAAAAATACTGAGGTAACTGTCGCAAGCGGTAGGGTGAAGGTACAGGATAAAATTTCCAATAAAGACGTGGTATTAGATCAAGGGCAGCAAGCTTTATTGAGGGCATCAGAAATTCAGGTAAAGGAAGTCAACCCCGATTATTATATAGGGTGGCATACACGAAAATTAGAGTTTGAGGAAGAATCTATTGCTTCGGTCTTTTCGATTTTGGAACGGGCCTATGGTGTAAATATTGAATTAATAATGCCGGATGGGGATATTGACTGTGCGATCACAGGTGCCTATTCCGGAGAGCGAATAGAGACAATACTATTGGGATTTCGACATATTTTAGATTTTAGTTATCAAACGGATATTGAAACCAAAACGATAATAATAAACATGAATAAATGTAAATAA
- a CDS encoding PepSY-associated TM helix domain-containing protein codes for MPIRKFLAKIHLIIGLGTGFLFFIIALSGALYTWEPEISRVIYKHKVAVQEKPFISISDIKKSLQSSFPEGDFRTALYRDSGSSIEVLLYVPGTYYLAQLNPYNAEIIHLQDMKKGWLNYLKNLHRNLLLGDFGRKIVHWVTLLALPMLISGLVMWWPIKGLPKKDKFKIKWAVSPKKLNYDLHNILGFYATWILIFSVLTGVFWGFESVKEVTKAVSGESNITYESPKSTLPEKTEQLNKDDILNSLIAQYHKRFPKSYVRIGIPHKKDEAINLTVIQPNKGLNAIDHYFHDQYSGQPIQGNFQNGLSKDNSTFQTINGMVYDIHFGSILGLPGRILVFLASLIGASLPITGFIFWYGKNKKGKKSF; via the coding sequence ATGCCAATCAGAAAATTCCTCGCCAAAATACACCTAATAATTGGCTTAGGGACAGGATTTCTTTTCTTCATCATAGCCCTCTCCGGTGCACTATATACCTGGGAACCTGAAATCAGCAGGGTCATCTACAAACATAAAGTAGCGGTCCAAGAAAAGCCTTTTATCTCCATCTCGGACATAAAGAAAAGTTTACAATCCTCATTTCCGGAAGGAGATTTTCGTACGGCTCTATACCGAGATAGTGGCAGCAGTATTGAGGTTTTGCTTTATGTTCCCGGCACATACTATTTAGCTCAACTTAATCCATATAATGCAGAAATTATCCACTTGCAAGACATGAAGAAAGGTTGGTTAAATTATCTAAAAAACTTGCATAGAAATTTGCTCTTAGGGGATTTTGGAAGGAAAATTGTACACTGGGTTACTTTATTGGCACTGCCTATGTTAATTTCCGGTTTGGTCATGTGGTGGCCAATTAAGGGTTTGCCTAAAAAAGATAAATTCAAAATAAAATGGGCTGTTTCTCCCAAAAAACTCAACTATGACTTGCACAATATCCTCGGATTTTATGCTACATGGATCCTAATTTTCAGTGTGTTGACCGGTGTTTTTTGGGGATTTGAATCAGTTAAGGAAGTAACAAAAGCAGTTAGTGGAGAAAGTAATATTACCTACGAAAGCCCTAAATCCACCCTACCCGAAAAAACCGAACAATTAAATAAGGATGATATTTTAAATTCCTTAATTGCTCAATACCACAAACGTTTCCCTAAATCTTATGTTCGCATCGGTATCCCTCATAAAAAAGATGAGGCTATAAACCTTACGGTGATTCAACCTAATAAAGGCTTAAATGCAATTGATCATTATTTCCATGACCAATACAGTGGCCAACCAATTCAGGGTAATTTTCAGAATGGTTTGTCTAAGGACAATAGTACTTTCCAAACAATCAATGGGATGGTTTATGACATTCATTTTGGCAGTATTCTAGGCCTCCCCGGAAGAATTTTGGTATTCCTAGCTTCTTTGATCGGGGCTTCACTACCGATAACCGGGTTTATCTTCTGGTATGGTAAAAATAAAAAAGGAAAGAAATCTTTTTAA
- a CDS encoding ligase-associated DNA damage response DEXH box helicase produces MNNDWVNNWYTFKNRKPYDFQKDCLKSYLEGKSGLLNAPTGSGKTMALWIPILKEYVNQYPDSWKKKRKNGLQVIWITPLRALAQDLCQAMQEVCLETGLPWRIAVRNGDTTASQRQQQKRAMPECLMTTPESLHLLIAQKENQELFRNLKAVVVDEWHELLANKRGVQVQLAIEYLKTIASLKFKVWGISATIGNLSQAHGVLLGPSTPKLIIRSKIKKKIKVASILPDEVEKYPWAGHLGIKLLPKIIPIIEKSQSLLLFTNTRSQTEIWYQKILETKPEWAGTMAMHHGSLDPQVREWVETALHEKKLKLVVCTSSLDLGVDFRPVDTVIQVGSPKGVTRFVQRAGRSGHSPGAVSKVYFVPTHSLELIEASALRKAINNEAFEDQIPMEACYDVGLQFLVTLALGEGFKPEKAYLILRNCYAFRNLSREEFQWMLDFVTVGGKALGSYKEFSKINLMTDGLYRVTDKKIAMRHRLSMGTIVSDPMIQVKFITGGYIGSVEESFIAKLKPGDAFWFAGRNLEFVKIKEMKALVRRSKKKTGTIPRWMGGRMPLSSRLSEMIRDELQNASKNNLDAIELKTIQPILKLQSALSRIPNQDSLLIEECKSREGYHVFIFPFEGRFVHEVLAALVAYRISVSNPISLSIAMNDYGFELLSDSPIPIEESLEEDLFGTENLMDDLFASINETEMGKRRFREIAAIAGLVFQGYPGKNIPTRHLQASSGILYGVFETYDADNLLLAQAREEVIQIQMEKNRLFKVIDRINKSEIHLIKTKKITPFAFPIMVDRLSRNTISSENLTDRILKLQIELLD; encoded by the coding sequence ATGAACAATGATTGGGTAAATAATTGGTATACTTTTAAAAACAGAAAACCTTATGACTTCCAAAAGGATTGTTTAAAAAGTTATCTTGAAGGGAAAAGCGGCCTTTTAAATGCTCCTACCGGGAGTGGGAAAACCATGGCCTTATGGATACCCATATTAAAAGAGTATGTCAATCAATACCCGGACAGTTGGAAAAAAAAGAGAAAAAATGGTTTACAAGTGATATGGATTACCCCATTACGGGCTCTTGCGCAAGACCTATGTCAAGCCATGCAAGAGGTATGTCTTGAAACAGGATTACCTTGGCGAATTGCTGTTAGAAATGGTGACACCACGGCATCCCAGAGGCAGCAACAAAAAAGAGCCATGCCTGAATGCTTGATGACCACTCCTGAAAGTTTACATTTATTAATCGCTCAAAAAGAAAATCAAGAGCTTTTCCGTAACCTAAAAGCTGTAGTTGTAGATGAATGGCATGAACTTTTGGCCAATAAACGTGGTGTGCAGGTACAGTTAGCCATTGAATATTTAAAGACCATTGCCAGCTTAAAATTTAAAGTTTGGGGAATTTCTGCAACTATCGGTAACCTGTCTCAGGCACATGGTGTTTTATTAGGCCCTAGCACGCCAAAATTAATTATAAGAAGTAAAATTAAAAAGAAAATAAAGGTAGCCTCAATCCTTCCTGATGAAGTGGAAAAATACCCTTGGGCTGGTCATCTAGGTATAAAATTATTACCCAAAATTATTCCCATTATTGAAAAAAGTCAAAGTTTATTGCTCTTTACCAACACAAGGTCTCAAACAGAAATCTGGTACCAAAAAATTCTGGAAACCAAGCCGGAATGGGCTGGAACTATGGCCATGCACCATGGATCATTAGACCCTCAAGTCCGAGAATGGGTAGAGACGGCATTGCACGAAAAAAAGTTAAAACTTGTGGTGTGTACAAGCAGTTTAGATCTTGGAGTGGATTTTAGGCCTGTAGACACGGTGATACAGGTAGGAAGTCCAAAGGGAGTTACCAGATTTGTCCAACGGGCTGGCCGTTCAGGCCATTCTCCGGGGGCTGTAAGTAAGGTGTATTTTGTTCCTACCCATTCCTTGGAATTGATAGAAGCAAGCGCATTGAGAAAGGCCATAAATAATGAAGCGTTTGAAGACCAAATCCCCATGGAAGCCTGTTATGATGTTGGTCTTCAGTTTTTGGTCACACTCGCACTGGGTGAGGGTTTCAAGCCGGAGAAAGCCTACCTTATTCTAAGAAATTGCTATGCTTTCCGAAACCTATCGCGAGAGGAATTTCAGTGGATGTTAGATTTCGTAACAGTGGGTGGAAAGGCCCTTGGCAGTTATAAAGAATTTTCGAAAATAAACTTAATGACGGATGGACTTTATCGCGTCACTGATAAAAAAATTGCCATGCGTCACCGATTGTCTATGGGCACCATTGTAAGTGACCCTATGATTCAGGTTAAATTTATTACAGGTGGGTACATAGGTTCAGTAGAGGAAAGCTTTATTGCCAAGTTAAAGCCTGGAGATGCTTTTTGGTTTGCGGGTCGTAACCTAGAATTTGTAAAAATCAAGGAAATGAAAGCATTGGTAAGGAGGTCAAAAAAGAAGACAGGAACCATTCCTCGCTGGATGGGAGGAAGAATGCCCCTATCATCAAGGTTATCGGAAATGATCAGAGATGAATTGCAAAATGCATCCAAAAACAATTTGGATGCCATTGAATTAAAAACCATTCAGCCCATTTTAAAGCTACAAAGTGCTTTATCGAGGATACCGAATCAAGATTCACTTCTCATAGAAGAATGTAAAAGTAGAGAAGGGTATCATGTTTTTATTTTTCCTTTTGAGGGACGTTTTGTCCATGAAGTATTAGCGGCCTTAGTCGCTTACAGAATTAGTGTCAGTAATCCTATAAGCCTTAGCATCGCCATGAACGACTATGGTTTTGAGTTGCTCTCGGATAGCCCGATACCAATTGAGGAAAGCTTGGAGGAAGATTTATTCGGAACAGAAAATCTAATGGATGATTTGTTTGCTAGCATCAATGAAACGGAAATGGGCAAGAGACGCTTTAGAGAAATTGCAGCCATTGCCGGATTGGTTTTTCAGGGGTACCCTGGGAAAAATATACCCACAAGGCACCTACAAGCCAGTTCCGGGATTTTGTATGGAGTATTTGAGACTTATGATGCTGACAATTTACTTTTGGCCCAAGCCAGAGAAGAAGTTATACAAATTCAAATGGAAAAAAACAGGCTTTTTAAGGTAATAGACCGGATCAATAAAAGTGAGATTCACCTAATTAAAACAAAAAAAATAACTCCTTTTGCCTTTCCTATTATGGTTGACCGCCTCAGTAGAAACACAATAAGTTCGGAAAATCTCACCGATAGAATACTAAAATTACAGATTGAACTGCTGGATTAA
- a CDS encoding RNA polymerase sigma factor, whose amino-acid sequence MTKITFYNDRELLRLIMEHQNHGAFEVLYQRHFDSIYRYVFKVMQDRETAEDVAQNIFISLWKKPPTLTYTSLLPYLFGAARNQISKEIRKNKWNREQLDYIENSIGICSTDEYLEEKDTRSLLENAVEKLPKKCRNVFELSRFGYLSNKQIAKKLGISVFTVENHIKKALYHLRQSLELVVILIFSW is encoded by the coding sequence TTGACCAAAATAACATTCTATAATGACCGAGAACTTCTGCGGTTGATAATGGAACATCAAAACCACGGTGCTTTTGAAGTTCTCTATCAACGGCATTTTGATTCCATTTATCGGTATGTATTCAAAGTAATGCAAGATCGGGAGACAGCTGAGGACGTCGCTCAGAATATTTTTATTTCGCTTTGGAAAAAACCACCAACCTTAACATATACTAGCCTACTTCCTTACTTATTTGGAGCAGCAAGAAATCAGATTTCCAAAGAAATAAGAAAAAACAAATGGAACCGGGAGCAGCTAGACTATATTGAAAATAGTATAGGAATATGTTCCACGGATGAATATTTAGAAGAAAAAGATACCCGTTCATTATTGGAAAATGCAGTCGAGAAACTACCAAAGAAGTGTAGAAATGTTTTCGAGCTAAGCAGGTTTGGTTATCTAAGTAACAAACAAATTGCAAAGAAGCTGGGAATTTCAGTTTTTACTGTTGAAAACCACATTAAAAAAGCATTGTATCATTTAAGACAATCCTTAGAGCTTGTAGTTATACTTATTTTTAGCTGGTAG
- a CDS encoding 3-keto-disaccharide hydrolase, whose translation MKTIISSVLFLFITTGIFASNLPRNQKANPFLGKWGLQIEGGGVGWLYVNEDQGFLDAELLWIGGSVLPVSHVYLANENTLVVTRTNQSKKTDHRTHTITHTLRIEKNGDELKGTMSGPRRDSEYIANFTGKRMPEMPAKPDLSKVKYGKPIALFNGKDLSGWVLMNPKQKNGFKVEDGILVNDPVQPENGKHISYGNIRTSEEFNDFNLKLEVNVPKGNNSGVYLRGIYEIQVVDSYGKPLDSHNMGALYSRIQPSQAAEKPAGEWQSMDITLVDRHVTVVLNGKTIIDNQPAWGPTGGAMSADVLAPGPIYLQGDHGNVSYKNIVLTPVHK comes from the coding sequence ATGAAAACAATTATAAGCTCAGTATTATTTCTTTTTATAACTACCGGCATTTTTGCTAGTAACCTACCAAGGAACCAAAAGGCTAACCCATTTCTTGGAAAGTGGGGACTTCAGATTGAAGGCGGAGGAGTGGGATGGCTTTATGTAAATGAGGACCAAGGATTTCTAGATGCTGAATTGTTGTGGATAGGCGGTAGTGTATTGCCGGTATCTCATGTGTATTTAGCCAACGAAAACACTTTGGTGGTTACGAGAACAAATCAATCCAAAAAAACTGATCATAGAACGCATACAATTACCCATACTTTAAGGATTGAAAAAAATGGGGATGAATTAAAAGGAACCATGTCAGGTCCTAGGAGAGACAGTGAATATATCGCTAATTTCACAGGAAAAAGAATGCCTGAAATGCCTGCTAAACCGGATCTTTCCAAGGTGAAATATGGCAAGCCCATAGCCTTATTTAATGGGAAAGACTTGAGTGGGTGGGTGTTAATGAACCCCAAACAAAAAAACGGATTCAAGGTGGAGGATGGCATCTTGGTCAATGACCCCGTTCAACCCGAAAATGGCAAACATATATCCTATGGTAATATTAGGACAAGTGAAGAATTTAATGATTTTAACTTGAAACTTGAGGTAAATGTCCCCAAAGGGAATAACAGCGGAGTTTACCTGAGAGGAATTTATGAAATTCAGGTGGTTGATTCTTATGGAAAGCCTTTGGATTCTCATAATATGGGGGCTCTTTACAGCCGCATCCAACCAAGCCAAGCTGCTGAGAAACCAGCTGGGGAATGGCAGTCCATGGACATCACCCTTGTGGATCGACATGTAACAGTTGTTTTAAATGGAAAAACAATCATAGACAATCAGCCTGCTTGGGGCCCAACAGGTGGAGCCATGAGTGCAGATGTTCTTGCTCCCGGACCTATATATTTACAAGGTGACCATGGTAATGTAAGCTATAAAAACATTGTTTTAACCCCGGTTCATAAATAG